AACAGCGTGAAACCTTTGCGGCTATTGGGGTTGAGGCGCCTCCGAGGTTCCTTGAAATCCAACCGAAAGCATAGTTACACGCACAAAACATTAAAAAACGCCCGTAAACCCTGTTGTGTCAAGGGTTACCACCCGAAGGGACAGAAAATGAACCGAGGGGTAACCGGTACGGAAGGCAAGAAAAAGGTTCTCCGCTTATCTTAAAAATAGGTAGGCGGAGAACCTTTTTACGCTTGAATAACTACACTATGAACTATATCGGGAGCATAAAGAATCCATTCAGAACTTCATGATTTTTTCCGATTCATCTGAACAATCAAAAAAATCCCTGTTCCTGTTAAAATCAGCGGTCCGAGCGAAAACGGCGAATTCCCCTCCGGCGTATTGATATAGGGCATGATCTTAAAGTATCGCACAGCAATCCTGCCTGTACCGTTCGTTTTCAGATAGACCGCGCCGCCGATCTCCTTCGTAAATCCGTACATCTCTTTTCCATCGGGGAGGATAAAAGTATAGCTGATGTTGTAGGTGTATCGATTCGTCAGTACATCGGCGCGCTCACCCCCCTCCCGCCGGATACTGGTAACGACAGCCGTCGTGCGTTCACCAAAAAGACCAAGCGCAAGGCTCTCGGCCGCCCACAAAATCAGAGCCGCCCCCAGCAATGTGATTAAAATCCTTGACAAGAGCTTTCTTTTCATCGATCGTTTAACCTCTCCGGAAGTAGTGTTTTCTGCCGAACAAAATCTTCAACCCACGCATAGTTTTCCGGCGTACAGAACAGCGCGATCTGCTCCGTCCATCCACCGCACAGCAGGATGGTGCAACTTTGAGGCTTATATTTCACCCTTGTGACGCGATTCCATCGGAGAAAAACCTCCTGCCTCGACTGTGCCAGCATTCCGGCGCCTGCTATAGCGGATCTGCCGGACAACAGGCCGAAAATCACCGCCAATGTGTTGATAACCCGGTTCTTTTTAGCCTGCCTTGCCTGCGTCCGGCAGAGCACGCCTTTTTGATCCAGTACGAATTCCGTTTCGTATTTGCCACGGTATGCCGCCATGATCAACACCCATGTCAGGATAAGCAGTGCGGCGATAAACCCGAGCGCATACAGTGTATCCCGGCTTCTCCCTGATATAAGTACAATGACAAGAGCGACCAAACCAAAGGGGATGCCGAGGGCAAGCCCAAGCTGCTTCAAAATAACCGTATTCTTAAATATGGGTACGCTGATTTCCCAGCGGATCGCTTCCTGCATATCTCTCATCACGTTCCCCCTATCCAAAGCCAATTTTAAGACAACACCACACAATTAAGCGAGCAACGGCATTGATTGGGCCGTTTCCCATAAAAGCATGCGGATATGCTGCAAACTTCGCTGCGCGGAAAATCTCGATTAGACCGACAGGCAAGGCCTGTCGGCCAGATACCTTTTCCACATGGAACTTACCTTTACTTGAGCAGCGGGCATTTGCAGCGGTAGCAGACATCATCGTTTATGTCGCATAGCGTAGAACAGGCGTTGCAAAAGATGATGCTGTCATGCGACTTATCATATTTCTCGTAGGAATTTAAGCCCGCGTGATGCCGCACATGGTCACCGATCTGATAATAGTTATACCGCGTGTCGTCGTTCTCTGCGGCCAGCCGATGCGTTTTGCCTCGCTCGTCGCGGACGATGACCACATATTCGGTGTAGTAGTGGATGTAATAATCATTGTCGCCGCTGCCCGTGCTCTGGCGGCGGTTTTTATTCTTGATGGCTTTATCGACCACCACGCCGTCCCAGGTTTTGCTTCTTTTTCTGGCAATAATGGTATAGAGTGCGATAACAAGAAACATACCTCCAATGCCGAGGCCGATGAACAGCGCCTGCGGGTTCTCCATTTCGCGGCTTATTTCGCCGTAGATGTAAAAACCGATGACAGCGGCGACGGCCAGTATCACAGAGAAAATAGCAGACCAGCGGCTGGTGTTCTTGAGATACCCGGCGAAGGCCGGATCGTGGATGCGCTCGGAGTAGCCGATGCGCCCGCCGCCCTCAGAGGGGCGGCTGTCCGGTACGGAGGCGATTTGAACTCCGCAGCCGCTACAGAAGTGGGTGTTATCCTGCAAAGCGGCCCCGCAGTGATTGCAGTACATGCTCATCCCTCCTTACTGTTAGTCAGAAATTTTTGTGAGTGAAAGAGTCGCCTTAACGGGTTCATCCCAGAAGGTGCCGCTGATATAACCATCTCCGGTTACCGTGTTCCCGGACAAGGAAAACTCCACATGAACCGTTAACCCCTCGGATTCCGTATGGATGGTGTTCGTATCTTGCTCATAGGAGAGGTATGTCTTATCTCCATCCTCGGATATCCAGACCAATGTGCCGTTGCCATTATCCCGGAGGGTAATGGTTTCGGTTTCGGTTTCGGTATTATCATCACTTTTGTAAGTGGTAACACAGGTGTAGGTGCCGAAAATACTTGCGTTTCCAGCCGGAGCCTGCGGCGACGTGTTTTCCTGGCCGTCCAAGTCTGGCGCTGTTTCCTTCTGCAATCCCGCCGCCTGCTCCAACTCCGCCATTTGGGAGACGAGGGCATCCATCCGGGCAAGCGCGGTCTCAGGATCGGATTCCAGCTCATCCATGATCTGCACCAGCGTCCTC
The sequence above is a segment of the Bacillota bacterium genome. Coding sequences within it:
- a CDS encoding zinc ribbon domain-containing protein, producing MYCNHCGAALQDNTHFCSGCGVQIASVPDSRPSEGGGRIGYSERIHDPAFAGYLKNTSRWSAIFSVILAVAAVIGFYIYGEISREMENPQALFIGLGIGGMFLVIALYTIIARKRSKTWDGVVVDKAIKNKNRRQSTGSGDNDYYIHYYTEYVVIVRDERGKTHRLAAENDDTRYNYYQIGDHVRHHAGLNSYEKYDKSHDSIIFCNACSTLCDINDDVCYRCKCPLLK